The following are encoded together in the Microbacterium hatanonis genome:
- the rimM gene encoding ribosome maturation factor RimM (Essential for efficient processing of 16S rRNA), with product MTDVPAEGRAHSPRPARTQLRVGRLVKAHGLKGALKIELYTDDPDGRFAPGSTFTLQVPESSPWHGKPLTVREFRWMNSHPVAFFEGVEDRSGAEELVRAILWIDEDAESAPVEDDAWYDHQLVGLDVVRDGDVVGRVIRVDHLPSQDLLAVRPTGAADDEILVPFVKAIVPEVDISAGRVIVTPPAGLFEELESDESETAAGKADVAQPAASESSEGDDTDR from the coding sequence ATGACTGACGTGCCCGCAGAAGGTCGCGCACACTCGCCGCGACCGGCCCGCACCCAGTTGCGCGTCGGACGCCTCGTGAAGGCGCACGGGCTCAAAGGAGCCCTCAAGATCGAGCTCTACACCGACGACCCCGATGGCCGCTTCGCGCCCGGGTCGACCTTCACCCTTCAGGTTCCCGAGTCGTCGCCGTGGCACGGAAAGCCGCTCACGGTGCGCGAGTTCCGTTGGATGAACAGCCACCCGGTCGCCTTCTTCGAGGGTGTCGAAGACCGCAGCGGAGCCGAGGAGCTCGTTCGGGCGATCCTCTGGATCGACGAGGACGCCGAGTCCGCTCCCGTCGAGGACGACGCCTGGTACGACCACCAGCTGGTCGGCCTCGATGTCGTCCGCGACGGCGACGTCGTGGGCCGCGTGATCCGCGTCGATCACCTCCCCTCGCAGGATCTCCTCGCCGTGCGCCCGACGGGCGCCGCCGACGACGAGATCCTCGTCCCGTTCGTCAAGGCGATCGTGCCCGAGGTCGACATCTCGGCAGGGCGCGTCATCGTGACCCCACCGGCAGGCCTGTTCGAGGAGCTCGAGTCCGACGAATCGGAGACCGCAGCCGGTAAGGCGGACGTGGCGC
- a CDS encoding RNA-binding protein, which translates to MLAAALEHVVKGIVDHPDAVSIRSSTSPRGDVLEVHVHPDDRGRVIGRGGRTAKALRTVVGALADGRRVRVDVADD; encoded by the coding sequence TTGCTCGCCGCCGCGCTCGAGCACGTCGTCAAGGGGATCGTCGATCACCCCGACGCCGTGTCCATCCGTTCCTCCACGTCTCCTCGCGGTGACGTGCTGGAGGTGCACGTGCACCCCGATGACCGGGGTCGCGTGATCGGGCGCGGCGGACGCACGGCCAAAGCCCTGCGGACGGTCGTCGGCGCTCTCGCCGACGGTCGCCGCGTGCGGGTCGACGTCGCCGATGACTGA
- the rpsP gene encoding 30S ribosomal protein S16, whose product MAVKIRLKRLGKIRAPYYRIVVADSRTKRDGRVIEEIGKYHPTEEPSFIEVDSERAQYWLGVGAQPSPQVLAILKITGDWGTFKGDANATSTLKTKAEKVPFEVDSSKKSVIKPKADKPAAAPADAAEGDADAASASE is encoded by the coding sequence GTGGCTGTAAAGATCCGTCTCAAGCGCCTGGGCAAGATCCGTGCGCCGTACTACCGCATCGTCGTCGCCGACTCGCGCACCAAGCGCGACGGCCGTGTCATCGAAGAGATCGGCAAGTACCACCCCACCGAGGAGCCCTCGTTCATCGAGGTCGACTCCGAGCGTGCGCAGTACTGGCTCGGCGTCGGCGCTCAGCCGAGCCCGCAGGTGCTCGCCATCCTCAAGATCACGGGCGACTGGGGCACCTTCAAGGGCGACGCGAACGCGACGTCGACCCTGAAGACCAAGGCCGAGAAGGTCCCCTTCGAGGTCGACTCCTCGAAGAAGTCGGTCATCAAGCCCAAGGCCGACAAGCCCGCCGCGGCTCCGGCCGACGCAGCCGAGGGCGACGCCGACGCGGCGTCCGCCTCCGAGTAA
- a CDS encoding glutamate--cysteine ligase yields MTVPFATSPRSTVGIEWELMLADADTGDLVPRAPEILDALEESTALERFTVTGELLTNTVEITSGIGDTVAAAVDDVADAIAAVRAETEPRHLELLCAGSHPFAQWYDQQVTDKTRYESLIERTQWWGRNMMIWGIHIHVGVEDVNKVLPIIGALTTYLPHLQALSASSPFWAGERTGYASNRALVFQQLPTAGLPWPLDDWAQFEGYLDDMVRTGVMADASEVRWDIRPAPRWGTIEVRACDGMSTLPELAAVASLVQSLVEQFSRDLDEGRELPRIQPWFARENKWRAARYGLDARVIVDSDGREEPVVEHLHETIDRLRDVASELKCAREFEGLQTILATGGSSARQIAVAEAADGDLRQVVQHLIREFRGGPTLREHLLSSL; encoded by the coding sequence ATGACGGTGCCCTTCGCGACCTCCCCCCGTTCGACGGTCGGGATCGAGTGGGAACTCATGCTCGCCGACGCGGACACGGGCGACCTCGTCCCCCGCGCCCCCGAGATCCTGGACGCGCTGGAGGAGTCCACCGCCCTCGAACGCTTCACCGTCACGGGCGAACTCCTGACGAATACGGTCGAGATCACGAGCGGCATCGGCGACACGGTCGCCGCGGCCGTCGACGACGTCGCGGATGCGATCGCCGCCGTCCGGGCCGAGACCGAACCCCGCCACCTCGAACTGCTGTGCGCCGGAAGCCACCCTTTCGCGCAGTGGTACGACCAGCAGGTCACCGACAAGACCCGCTATGAGAGCCTCATCGAGCGCACCCAGTGGTGGGGGCGCAACATGATGATCTGGGGTATCCACATCCACGTCGGTGTCGAGGACGTCAACAAGGTGCTGCCGATCATCGGCGCGCTCACGACCTACCTGCCGCACCTGCAGGCGCTCTCGGCCTCCAGTCCGTTCTGGGCGGGAGAGCGCACCGGCTACGCGTCGAACCGCGCGCTGGTCTTCCAGCAGCTCCCGACGGCCGGACTCCCCTGGCCGCTCGACGACTGGGCGCAGTTCGAGGGGTATCTCGACGACATGGTGCGCACCGGCGTCATGGCCGATGCCTCCGAAGTGCGGTGGGATATCCGCCCCGCACCCCGCTGGGGAACGATCGAGGTGCGCGCGTGCGACGGCATGTCGACGCTGCCCGAGCTGGCCGCCGTCGCCTCGCTCGTGCAGTCGCTGGTCGAGCAGTTCTCGCGCGACCTCGACGAAGGGCGGGAGCTCCCCCGCATCCAGCCCTGGTTCGCCCGGGAGAACAAGTGGCGAGCGGCCCGTTACGGTCTCGACGCCAGAGTCATCGTCGACTCGGACGGACGCGAGGAGCCCGTCGTCGAGCACCTCCACGAGACGATCGATCGTCTTCGCGATGTCGCGTCCGAGCTCAAGTGCGCGCGGGAGTTCGAGGGTCTGCAGACGATCCTCGCCACCGGCGGCAGCTCCGCGCGGCAGATCGCGGTCGCCGAGGCGGCCGACGGCGATCTGCGCCAGGTCGTCCAGCATCTGATCCGCGAGTTCCGGGGCGGGCCGACGCTGCGCGAGCACCTGCTGTCGTCGCTCTAG
- a CDS encoding endonuclease domain-containing protein: MRLPPFPVWLREQGGIAHSATARAAGYSQRAMADAVAGGSVHRVRRSWLVARDADAGARSAVEAGGRITCVTAAARTGLWVPDRDGLVHVAVKPTASRVRGASSVVHWGSGPVPVPPHSVEDPLINVLFHVARCQPRRDAFAVWESAVRLAMVEPAELARVTSRSSAATDIAEHLSALSDSGLESIFVHGVRALGLAVRQQVWIDGHPLDAVIGDRLLVQLDGFEHHSSAQDRRRDIRADTRLALRGYTTLRFDWYQVLFDWAFVERSLLLAVAQGLHLAPPGFRS; encoded by the coding sequence ATGCGACTCCCTCCCTTCCCCGTCTGGCTTCGAGAGCAGGGCGGTATCGCCCACTCGGCCACCGCCCGCGCCGCGGGGTACTCCCAGCGTGCGATGGCCGACGCGGTGGCGGGCGGCTCCGTGCACCGAGTGCGGCGCTCGTGGCTGGTGGCGCGTGATGCGGATGCCGGAGCGAGGTCGGCCGTCGAGGCCGGCGGTCGCATCACGTGCGTCACCGCCGCAGCGCGAACGGGGCTGTGGGTGCCCGACCGCGATGGACTCGTACATGTGGCGGTGAAACCCACTGCCTCCCGGGTGCGCGGAGCGTCGTCGGTGGTCCACTGGGGATCCGGCCCTGTGCCCGTTCCGCCCCATTCGGTCGAGGACCCGCTGATCAACGTGCTGTTCCACGTCGCTCGATGCCAGCCGCGGCGCGACGCGTTCGCGGTCTGGGAGTCTGCTGTTCGGCTCGCCATGGTCGAACCCGCCGAGCTCGCGCGCGTGACATCGAGGTCTTCGGCTGCCACCGACATCGCCGAGCATCTGTCGGCCCTCAGCGACTCGGGGCTCGAGTCGATCTTCGTGCATGGCGTGCGGGCCCTCGGACTCGCGGTGCGCCAGCAGGTGTGGATCGACGGGCACCCGCTCGACGCGGTGATCGGAGATCGCCTGCTCGTGCAACTCGACGGATTCGAGCACCACTCGAGCGCGCAGGATCGACGGCGCGACATCCGAGCCGACACCAGGCTCGCGCTCCGCGGCTACACCACCCTGCGATTCGACTGGTACCAGGTTCTGTTCGACTGGGCGTTCGTCGAGCGATCGCTCCTCCTCGCTGTGGCGCAGGGGCTCCACCTCGCGCCACCGGGGTTCCGGTCGTAG
- the ffh gene encoding signal recognition particle protein produces the protein MATFGTLSDRLTETFRNLRTKGKLTPADVDGTVREIRRALLDADVALPVVKDFTASVRERALGDEVNKALNPAQQVVQIVNEELVGILGGQQRRLQFAKNPPTVIMLAGLQGSGKTTFAGKLAKQLEKEGHTPLLVAADLQRPNAVNQLQVVAQQAGATIFAPEPGNGVGDPVKVAKAGVEHARRQQHDVVIIDTAGRLGVDAELMKQASNIRKATDPDEVLFVIDAMIGQDAVNTAKAFQEGVDFTGVVLSKLDGDARGGAALSVASVTGRPIIYASTGEGLDDLEPFHPDRMASRILDLGDILTLIEQAQSAFDEEEAMKVAEKLATSTFTLEDFLEQMQQMKKMGSMKKMLGMLPGMGSMKQQMENFDEREIDRTEAIIRSMTIAERRNPKLLNGSRRLRIARGSGMTVTDVNSLVQRFDQAAKMMKTMARGGVPNIPGMGPVPGAGRPGASSKRGKQQKAKGSRSGNPAKRAAENAGIAASAPAAPTGSGFGLGGAKGAAPSEADLAELQKMLGRG, from the coding sequence ATGGCTACTTTCGGCACGCTCTCCGACCGTCTCACAGAGACGTTCCGCAACCTCCGCACCAAGGGCAAGCTCACGCCCGCGGACGTCGACGGGACCGTGCGCGAGATCCGTCGCGCCCTCCTCGACGCCGACGTCGCACTGCCCGTGGTCAAGGACTTCACCGCGTCCGTGCGCGAACGCGCCCTGGGCGACGAGGTCAACAAGGCTCTGAACCCGGCTCAGCAGGTCGTGCAGATCGTCAACGAGGAGCTCGTCGGCATCCTCGGCGGACAGCAGCGTCGCCTGCAGTTCGCGAAGAACCCGCCGACCGTGATCATGCTCGCGGGTCTTCAGGGATCGGGTAAGACGACGTTCGCCGGCAAGCTCGCCAAGCAGCTCGAGAAAGAGGGCCACACGCCGCTCCTCGTCGCCGCCGACCTCCAGCGCCCGAACGCCGTCAACCAGCTGCAGGTCGTCGCGCAGCAGGCCGGCGCGACGATCTTCGCCCCCGAGCCCGGCAACGGCGTCGGCGATCCGGTGAAGGTGGCGAAGGCGGGAGTGGAGCACGCGCGACGCCAGCAGCACGACGTCGTCATCATCGATACGGCCGGGCGCCTCGGTGTCGACGCCGAGCTGATGAAGCAGGCGTCGAACATCCGCAAGGCGACCGACCCCGACGAGGTGCTGTTCGTCATCGACGCGATGATCGGCCAGGACGCCGTCAACACGGCCAAGGCCTTCCAGGAGGGCGTCGACTTCACCGGAGTGGTGCTGTCGAAGCTCGACGGCGATGCGCGCGGTGGAGCGGCTCTGTCGGTGGCGTCCGTCACCGGGCGTCCGATCATCTACGCGTCGACCGGCGAGGGCCTCGACGATCTCGAGCCGTTCCATCCCGACCGCATGGCGAGCCGCATCCTCGACCTCGGCGACATCCTGACCCTCATCGAGCAGGCGCAGTCGGCCTTCGACGAGGAAGAGGCGATGAAGGTCGCCGAGAAGCTCGCGACATCGACCTTCACTCTCGAGGACTTCCTCGAGCAGATGCAGCAGATGAAGAAGATGGGCTCCATGAAGAAGATGCTCGGGATGCTCCCGGGTATGGGCTCCATGAAGCAGCAGATGGAGAACTTCGACGAGCGTGAGATCGATCGCACCGAGGCGATCATCCGCTCGATGACGATCGCCGAGCGTCGCAATCCGAAGCTCCTCAATGGTTCGCGACGGCTGCGCATCGCGCGCGGTTCGGGCATGACCGTCACCGACGTGAACTCGCTCGTGCAGCGCTTCGACCAGGCTGCGAAGATGATGAAGACGATGGCCCGCGGCGGGGTCCCCAACATCCCGGGCATGGGTCCGGTGCCCGGAGCCGGGCGTCCGGGAGCCTCCTCCAAGCGCGGCAAGCAGCAGAAGGCGAAGGGGTCGCGGTCGGGCAACCCGGCCAAGCGTGCCGCCGAGAACGCCGGCATCGCCGCATCCGCCCCCGCCGCTCCGACCGGGTCGGGTTTCGGCCTCGGTGGCGCGAAGGGCGCTGCTCCGTCGGAGGCCGACCTCGCCGAGCTGCAGAAGATGCTCGGCCGCGGCTGA
- a CDS encoding TetR family transcriptional regulator: protein MAADQRGGRPRASSRETLAEAASELFLEKGFAETSVADITTRAGVSRSSFFNYFATKSDVLWAGFDERVGRLQGVLDRDDDADVDAAVRRALRDLLDGFDPDTLALALAQSDTMGLTDEIERESAVRRARIARAVAERLVAGGVDPLRAEVLGAAHGGAVLAALSRWAGAGAGRTPLGAILSRALEAVTPAGGGGAVRQLRVVVRADDYEAAVAFYRDVVGMPERAAYQGDGDAHVTILEAGVATLELANAAQVAMIDRVETDGDTSDRIRLGFEVTDGAAATERLAEGGAGVLASPRITPWGSLNSRLRGPADLQLTLFDEDPA from the coding sequence ATGGCAGCTGATCAGCGCGGGGGTCGACCTCGCGCGTCCTCTCGAGAGACCCTGGCGGAGGCGGCATCCGAGCTCTTCCTCGAGAAGGGCTTCGCAGAGACGTCGGTCGCCGACATCACGACGCGCGCCGGGGTGAGCCGCTCGAGCTTCTTCAACTATTTCGCGACCAAGAGCGACGTCCTCTGGGCGGGCTTCGATGAGCGTGTCGGGCGTTTGCAGGGAGTGCTGGACCGCGACGACGACGCCGACGTCGACGCGGCGGTTCGTCGCGCGCTGAGGGATCTCCTCGACGGATTCGATCCCGACACCCTGGCGTTGGCGCTCGCCCAGTCCGACACGATGGGACTCACGGACGAGATCGAGCGCGAGTCGGCGGTCCGGCGGGCGCGCATCGCCCGTGCGGTAGCCGAGAGGCTCGTCGCCGGAGGCGTCGACCCCTTGCGCGCCGAGGTGCTGGGTGCGGCCCACGGGGGAGCGGTGCTCGCGGCGCTGTCGCGATGGGCGGGTGCCGGCGCAGGGCGCACCCCGCTCGGTGCGATCCTGTCGCGGGCCCTGGAGGCGGTCACGCCCGCCGGCGGTGGAGGGGCCGTGCGGCAGCTGCGCGTCGTCGTCCGCGCCGACGACTACGAGGCCGCCGTCGCGTTCTACCGGGATGTCGTGGGCATGCCCGAGAGGGCTGCGTACCAGGGCGACGGCGATGCGCACGTGACGATCCTCGAGGCCGGAGTAGCGACCCTCGAACTTGCGAACGCCGCTCAGGTCGCGATGATCGATCGCGTCGAGACCGACGGCGACACGAGCGACCGGATCCGCCTGGGCTTCGAGGTGACGGACGGCGCGGCGGCGACCGAGCGGCTGGCGGAGGGCGGTGCGGGCGTGCTCGCCTCGCCGCGCATCACGCCGTGGGGTTCACTGAACAGTCGCCTACGAGGCCCGGCCGATCTGCAGCTGACTCTCTTCGACGAGGATCCGGCGTAG
- the lipB gene encoding lipoyl(octanoyl) transferase LipB: MIEILEAGLAPHYVPYLDGWALQRRIHTDVVTGTRADTLIVLEHESVYTAGTRTQEADRPRDGIPVVDVDRGGRITWHGPGQLVGYPIIRLAEPIDVVAHVRRLERVLIAALRIHGVDGRQVEGRSGVWVRGPLSDNKIAAIGVRVEKGVTMHGFALNCDNSLAPFRQIVPCGISDAGVTTVSEVAGRAVSPADVVATVTTAFTAEFAAVAA, translated from the coding sequence ATGATCGAGATCCTCGAAGCGGGCCTCGCCCCGCACTACGTGCCCTACCTCGATGGATGGGCGCTGCAGCGACGCATCCACACCGACGTGGTCACCGGCACGAGAGCCGACACGCTGATCGTGCTGGAGCACGAGAGCGTCTACACGGCGGGCACCCGCACGCAGGAGGCCGATCGCCCGCGCGACGGCATCCCCGTCGTCGACGTCGACCGGGGCGGCCGCATCACGTGGCACGGCCCGGGGCAGCTCGTCGGATACCCGATCATCCGGCTCGCCGAGCCCATCGACGTCGTCGCGCATGTCCGACGCCTGGAGCGCGTGCTCATCGCCGCGCTGCGCATCCACGGCGTGGACGGCCGCCAGGTCGAGGGACGCAGCGGCGTCTGGGTGCGCGGCCCCCTGTCCGACAACAAGATCGCGGCGATCGGCGTCCGCGTGGAGAAAGGCGTCACGATGCACGGCTTCGCCCTCAACTGCGACAACTCGCTCGCGCCCTTCCGGCAGATCGTCCCGTGCGGCATCAGCGACGCGGGGGTCACGACGGTGAGCGAGGTCGCCGGTCGCGCGGTCTCTCCCGCCGACGTCGTCGCGACCGTGACGACCGCCTTCACCGCCGAGTTCGCGGCGGTGGCCGCGTGA
- the lipA gene encoding lipoyl synthase, protein MLRLEVRNAETPIERKPEWIKTKARMGPEYTALQSLVKTEDLHTVCQEAGCPNIFECWEDREATFLIGGSQCTRRCDFCQIDTGKPADYDTDEPRRVAESVQRMNLRYATVTGVARDDLPDEGAWLHAETVRRIHADNPGTGVEILATDFSGNPVLLDEVFDARPEVFAHNVETVPRIFKRIRPAFRYDRSLGVLSRARAAGLITKSNLILGMGEEPAEVVQALRDLREAGTDIITITQYLRPTPRHLPVARWVKPAEFVEFKEEAERIGFLGVLAGPLVRSSYRAGRLWAQSMVSLGRDIPPHLAHLAKDIAAADEGFAQAV, encoded by the coding sequence ATGCTGCGCCTCGAGGTGCGCAACGCCGAGACGCCCATCGAGCGCAAGCCCGAATGGATCAAGACCAAGGCGCGGATGGGCCCGGAGTACACCGCACTGCAGTCGCTGGTGAAGACGGAGGACCTGCACACCGTCTGCCAGGAGGCCGGGTGCCCGAACATCTTCGAGTGCTGGGAGGACCGCGAGGCGACGTTCCTCATCGGCGGGTCCCAGTGCACCCGACGATGCGACTTCTGCCAGATCGACACCGGCAAACCCGCCGACTACGACACCGATGAGCCCCGCCGTGTGGCCGAGAGCGTGCAGCGCATGAACCTGCGCTACGCGACGGTCACCGGCGTCGCGCGGGACGACCTGCCCGACGAGGGCGCGTGGCTCCACGCCGAGACCGTGCGCCGCATCCACGCCGACAACCCCGGGACGGGCGTGGAGATCCTCGCCACCGACTTTTCCGGCAACCCGGTTCTCCTCGACGAGGTCTTCGACGCGCGGCCCGAGGTCTTCGCGCACAACGTGGAGACCGTGCCGCGGATCTTCAAGCGCATCCGCCCGGCCTTCCGCTACGACCGCTCGCTCGGCGTGCTCAGCCGGGCACGGGCAGCGGGCCTCATCACGAAGTCCAACCTCATCCTCGGGATGGGCGAAGAGCCCGCCGAGGTCGTACAGGCGCTCCGCGATCTGCGCGAAGCCGGGACCGACATCATCACGATCACGCAGTACCTGCGCCCCACGCCCCGCCACCTGCCCGTCGCGCGTTGGGTCAAGCCCGCCGAGTTCGTCGAGTTCAAGGAGGAGGCCGAGCGGATCGGATTCCTCGGGGTGCTGGCCGGCCCGCTCGTCCGGTCGTCCTATCGCGCGGGTCGCCTCTGGGCGCAGTCGATGGTGTCGCTGGGTCGCGACATCCCGCCGCACCTCGCCCACCTGGCGAAGGACATCGCCGCTGCGGACGAGGGGTTCGCACAGGCCGTGTAG
- a CDS encoding DUF2004 domain-containing protein: MAIEHDFFGLLESGPDGSIFWSENVEFGDQTVTVDLTAPDQDDVSQEALDAAAGMVSSLEGIDRTARDAMVSELDDRTSEVIEYILQQQQLLGEELDDLLVDVSGDTQIDVIRSLQLMSMTILADEHGGDDPFAVLEYALDPEATDDVLLVNLGSDGIVQSVTSAD; encoded by the coding sequence ATGGCGATCGAGCACGACTTCTTCGGACTCCTCGAGTCGGGTCCGGACGGATCGATCTTCTGGTCCGAGAATGTGGAGTTCGGCGACCAGACGGTGACGGTCGACCTCACGGCTCCCGATCAGGACGACGTGTCGCAGGAGGCCCTCGATGCCGCCGCCGGGATGGTCTCCTCGCTGGAGGGCATCGACCGCACCGCGCGGGACGCGATGGTCTCCGAGCTCGATGACCGCACGAGCGAGGTGATCGAGTACATCCTCCAGCAGCAGCAGCTCCTGGGCGAGGAGCTCGACGATCTGCTCGTGGACGTCTCGGGCGACACCCAGATCGACGTGATCCGGTCGCTGCAGCTGATGAGCATGACGATCCTCGCCGACGAGCACGGGGGAGACGATCCCTTCGCGGTGCTCGAGTACGCGCTCGACCCCGAGGCCACCGACGACGTGCTGCTGGTCAATCTCGGTTCGGACGGCATCGTGCAGTCGGTGACCAGCGCCGACTGA
- the ftsY gene encoding signal recognition particle-docking protein FtsY — MAENPWSLGRALRGMFVKPTIDETTWDDLETALITADFGPDVTERIIDELREKVERFRTTDPKDLQRMLRETIEEHFAKFDTTLRLTERPAVVLVVGVNGVGKTTTIGKFAKFLQRYGRTVVVGAADTFRAAAVDQLATWAERGGAAIVRPQHEGQDPASVAFQTITYAKETGTEIVLVDTAGRLHTKGGLMDELGKIKRVIEKQAPISEVLLVLDATTGQNGLMQAQAFLDSAGVTGLVLTKLDGSARGGFVLAVQELTGIPVKLLGQGEGIGDLTGFTPHVFASALVD; from the coding sequence ATGGCTGAGAATCCCTGGTCGCTCGGCCGTGCACTGCGCGGCATGTTCGTCAAACCCACGATCGACGAGACGACGTGGGATGACCTCGAGACGGCGCTCATCACCGCCGACTTCGGTCCGGACGTCACCGAGCGGATCATCGACGAGCTCCGCGAGAAGGTCGAGCGCTTCCGCACGACCGACCCGAAGGACCTCCAGCGGATGCTCCGCGAGACGATCGAGGAGCATTTCGCGAAGTTCGACACGACGCTCCGCCTCACCGAACGCCCGGCCGTGGTGCTCGTGGTGGGCGTGAACGGTGTCGGCAAGACGACGACGATCGGCAAGTTCGCGAAGTTCCTGCAGCGATACGGGCGCACGGTCGTCGTCGGTGCCGCCGACACCTTCCGCGCGGCCGCGGTCGACCAGCTCGCGACGTGGGCCGAGCGCGGCGGCGCCGCGATCGTCCGGCCGCAGCACGAGGGCCAGGACCCGGCATCCGTCGCCTTCCAGACCATCACCTACGCGAAGGAGACGGGCACGGAGATCGTGCTCGTCGACACCGCGGGCCGCCTGCACACCAAGGGCGGACTGATGGACGAGCTCGGCAAGATCAAGCGCGTCATCGAGAAGCAGGCGCCGATCAGCGAGGTGCTGCTCGTGCTCGACGCGACGACCGGCCAGAACGGCCTCATGCAGGCACAGGCCTTCCTCGACAGCGCCGGAGTCACCGGCCTCGTGCTCACGAAGCTCGACGGGTCGGCGCGCGGAGGCTTCGTCCTCGCCGTCCAGGAGCTCACCGGCATCCCCGTCAAACTGCTCGGACAGGGCGAGGGGATCGGAGATCTCACCGGCTTCACGCCGCACGTCTTCGCCTCTGCGCTGGTCGATTGA